Genomic DNA from Misgurnus anguillicaudatus chromosome 18, ASM2758022v2, whole genome shotgun sequence:
TTGATTCCTTTAAACATTTGGATTTATACTTAACAGGCCCTTTACCAAAGGTAATCTACAATCTTTTCAAGAATGTACAAAGTCTGATCTGTCTAGTTAAACGTCTGAGCACATACACATTTACAATTATGCAATATCTGCTATTAATTAAATGACACTGTACAAAGTTTGTCTGAGCTCGAACATCAAAGGATATTTATAAGCATTGTTCATAAATCAATGTCTGATGACATGTGGTTATCATTTACTGAAAAGTGCATAAGGAATATAAGAAATCCGGGTCCATTGATCACAGCTGACGCATTACAAATATTTCAACAACAATCTAATCTAATACCATAATCTATACCATATCTATTGTCATATGTTTATCTGTAActcacattgtattatacaacTAATGTATCCTACTCTCTCTAATGCAGGAAGATGGATAGAGGATCATGGTGTTGTCCACAATCTGATGTTTAATACTTCCACTGGCAAAATAATTCCCCATAAAGGAACACTAAAACAATCAGAGTGGTGGGATAATGGCGCTTTGCCCCTGTGGATAACAGCCCAGAATCAGGTGGGGAAAAGTTACACAAATTTTGTTTAAGGAAGAACTGACTTGAGAGTACATTACCTCCTTCCACTGCAAGTTTCTTTTCATTTGATGTTTTGCATTTCTTGTGCAATTATAAATATGTAagcattttacttaaaaaaagttaagcCCACAAAACTGATCTAGAACTATAAAATCCAAATATATCAGTCGTGTGTGAcagtgtttgttaaaaaaaaaacaatagcagAGATGGAGCTTGGACACTATGGGGGACATAATCTTATTTaacattatattacattattaaaaaattattaaatcttgcaaaataataaaaacttttttttaaaatatctgtcatttttaaccAATTACCACTATGATCTTTCACAATCACATCTCTCGTCTATTTCAAAGGGTCTTAAAACAGCATCTTTCTTTTATCCGGGTGGTGGAGTAAATTACACCGGCCAAGCTGTGTATCGTTCCCTTGTGCTAAGTCAGAATCATCCGGATGACAATGAAACAGAGTGGAAGCAGAACATCGACACTGTTATGAGATGGTACACGGAAGAGGACTTTCACTTTGTTGCTCTTTACTATGGAGAACCAGACAACGTGGGCCATGCCAAAGGCCCAGAAACCCCAGAGAGAAGAAAGATCATTGAACAGATCGACCGCACTATTGGTTATCTTAGGGAGGCTATTCACAAGAATGGTTTGACCGATCGTCTTAATGTCCTAATCACCTCGGATCATGGCATGACCACAGTCAAAAAGTCCCCTGAAGTTAAGGAGATAAAGCTTAACGAATACATGAGTTTTCTGAATCTGTCCCAGTTTGAGTTGCTTGACTACGGTGGGTATGGCATGATAACGCCTAAACAGGGGAAAGAGAAGGAAGTTTATGATGCCCTGAAGAATGCCCATCCAAATCTCATGGTCTATAGGAAAGAAGAGATTCCAGAACATTTTCACATAGCCAAAAATGAAAGAATTCAGCCTATTGTTCTGTTTGCAGACCTGGGTTTTAATCTAAACTCGGTaggtatatttttatatatattttatatatattacatttttatgagCTCACAGTGAATTCAAACAGCAATGTAGTAGATGTCACATGCTACTCACATTATTCAATCAGCTGAATGATTCATTTGTccataattttatatttaatattttctagCATATATAAATAGTACACACTATTTGCACCagagagttcatattagtatctcagaggtattggtaccaaaaagtgcatataccTCAAAGCTGGTACTaaacagtgttgggtaagttactcaaaaaaagttattaattagttactaattacatcttcaatcatgtaattagattactttacaaattactttctccatatttaattacttattactagttactttttaaatcctatttagtacatgatacaaggatgggcttgaaatggctcgaagaaataatatatataagtACATCAATAATTCTGGTCCCATGTTAAATACACTAttctatttttgttttacagtccacacagtatttagttacatcagatttaattagattacaagaaaaataagagtaatcccttactttactttttcaaaggaaaagtaataaaattatagtaactaattacttagtaactagttacacccaacactggtacTTAATGTAGTAATTCATGTAaaattacagaatttttttgtattacggaaaatttctgtaatttattgtgcctgTTATTTTACGTTTTTTTCTGCCCgaattttaccatttttttacggatttgtttttacagtgtaactaaATTATACATGCCggcctttttaaagggtactgccccagggACAGCTTGGGGcaattttttgacaattttttctgacatGTAAAGGTGATGTTCCTTCTGTCCTAATGTTTTTCTTCTGCACAGAGGATCATATTGTATATCAACAAAGGAGATCATGGATT
This window encodes:
- the LOC129429487 gene encoding ectonucleotide pyrophosphatase/phosphodiesterase family member 7 — encoded protein: MKSELLLVLVLSLCVSSKPLSKKRTYNKLLLISFDGFRWDYDQDVHTPNLDELVKEGAKAKYINPPAITMTSPSHFTTITGRWIEDHGVVHNLMFNTSTGKIIPHKGTLKQSEWWDNGALPLWITAQNQGLKTASFFYPGGGVNYTGQAVYRSLVLSQNHPDDNETEWKQNIDTVMRWYTEEDFHFVALYYGEPDNVGHAKGPETPERRKIIEQIDRTIGYLREAIHKNGLTDRLNVLITSDHGMTTVKKSPEVKEIKLNEYMSFLNLSQFELLDYGGYGMITPKQGKEKEVYDALKNAHPNLMVYRKEEIPEHFHIAKNERIQPIVLFADLGFNLNSRIILYINKGDHGFSNDEMDMKMIFRAFGPDFKKNFLAEPFDSISIYPLMCKLLGVVPEPNNGSLSDTKGMLVDDFDAGERIKVSLTILIMMLISNII